Part of the Odocoileus virginianus isolate 20LAN1187 ecotype Illinois chromosome 16, Ovbor_1.2, whole genome shotgun sequence genome is shown below.
TCTGTGATTCTAGTTAACTCATACCAAAATCTTCTGTTGCTCTtcataattgaaaatatttgtaaacctaggtaaataaattcttaattcaaaaagatatgacagCATGATCACATCactaaaatatttaccaatatCTGGATTGAAGATTTCCTCCACAACCAGCTGAAAAAATTCTTTGGAAACACCGCCCTCATCAACTCCTTGTTCTCCTTCAAATTCCACATACAACTGTTTCTTCAGGTCTGCAGGATTTTCCATAGCGATCATCTCTAGCTAGTGAGTGGAACAAGTGGAAAGAAGATGAAAGCCAGTATTaggatgaaaacaaaataaagtgtaGGGGTAGGAGCAAATAAAAGATAAtgcttttgatatattttaaattgaaacagGAAGCAAACTGGTAAAAAGCCAGTAAAGGCAAAGATTTAGTGTCAcagataatggaaaaaaaataggataGAAAAGAAACTGGCGTAGAATTCTAAAAGGGTTACTTTCTAACTAATGATTTGAAATGAAATCAGAATTAGATTTCCTGTTAATTATGTATATAACAAACCTGGGTTGTAAGATTAGGACATGGGGAAAGAAGTCAAGATAGCAAAAATGCCTCAAATTATTTCAGGAGAAACAAAGGCATAcagaagttgacttaaaactgTTGACTCGTAATTCTTTATTAGAATAGAAACTCAAGAATTAAGTCTATCTATTAAATCATAAAAAACAATTTCAatcaagaaaaatacatttaaggaAGCAGTTTATGGTCTCTTAATAATACTTTAGTATAAATTACCATTTTAATGGATTAGAAACattttatattcacttttttaaaggaaatgaggCATATATTTGCTGATATCCTTACTCTTAACTTCTTACTAACAGTTTACAAATCCTGGTTTCAACATTTCTTCTACTATAAATCTTTACCAAATGCCTTTTGTATCTAACAAATAATAGTGATTGCTCTCAGTTATTATGAAATTAATCACAAAATCAACACCATATTCTAATGTGAAACATTTACATTGCAATTTGTCTTATGTATATGAAATTTACTAACAGCATGCCTGACTGATCATCCATCTTATTTGCCAAAGTGATTTTAAATTTGccaaaatagaatatatttattaaggGTATTCAGATTTTTGCAACTATACAACGAGAATCTTTAAAATGGTTTTGAGCAATGCAAATATCATCAGAGTAAGTATAGTATAGTCAGTCCTAAAGTAATtagtttagatagcatcactattTTGGACATTCTAATATGTCTATAAAAAATAGTCTCATCAATTCAAGATTCAGGTCAGCTGCCCTAGGTCAATGTTTTTCAAGCTGCCAACTGCAATTCATTAGAGGGTAGCTCAATCCATTGAATGCAAACCAaattagtgaaaaaaatcagaatgcaTTACACAGTACTAGCATCTACTATTCTGTGAAATTTCTGTTTCAATTATACATACAGGCAAATATGCACAGAAGTAAAACATATCTTAGGGGTTGCAATCAAAAACATCTGAACAAAAGCCAAAATGATCTCCTGGAAATCTTCAACTGCGGGATTCTGACTCTGTGAATTTAGAGTCTTTAAGGAATGTCTATTCTGCACAACAGTGGTCTGTAACACCTGCACGACCCCTTTTACGCCAAGCTGCattaagataatttatttttgagATAGTGCTGCTGTGGAAATATTAAGTTAAATACTCTGTATTCGTCCCAACTGTCACTTAATGCTAAGTTTTAACCTTTAAACTTTCGCAAAGAACTCAGctaagcctgtttcctcatctgcaaagaaaaaatataacaggCTAGTATTATTCCTACTGCAAAGTTGTGAAGGCTTAATAAGAAACAATGCATGAGAAAGAGTTCTAGAGCAGGTGATATTTTTAAGATAATGCATCATgttgttaacttttaaaacaattttgctCTTTTAACAAAAGATTTTCAACTTGATTTTATAGCCATAGTCTCAAATTTTGTAACtaacttaggggaaaaaaacagctcCAGTTGGAAATCTGTTTCAAGTCACTGGCTAtaaagaattccaaggactaaaTTACAATTATCATTTTAGCTCAAATGTGGTTTACCCACCAGGCCAATATTCCATATTGCCATGAAATCCACTGCTCATCTCCACCTGCCTACATGTTATAGAAATATCAGTGTTTATGTACACCTTTACAATACAAACAGGCTTCTATCAATTACAAGGTATTTCAACACGGAAAAATATAATTACCTGTTATTTAATTATGTGTCCTCTGTCTCTTCCTCACTAGCATTTGTGACTGAGAGGTAACTCCATTATCAATGTAACTGATACTTTTTAACAGATTTGGTGTAGTTTCTAAGGATTCAGAGGGCCCTATTTTCCAGTCTTAGCTCTACCCAAGACACTTCATATTTACAAGTGAAGCAAATTAAACTTCACTCTTAATAACATATTAATGTCTCTCCATTTCCACCAATCTTcactctccatcccccacccTAAATGCCAAAAGAATTTAACGCAACATATTCAATTATTATGGTAATTGTAAAGTAAGGTCACTTTatctgtttcagttttatttgtaaaaataagcaTACAAATATACTAATAAGTAAGTAAATGTATATGGAACACTGAGGTAAATTCCCtgcaaaattattaattttattttattagttctcaaattttttttcaggCTTGGCTAAAAACttaactcagccattaaagaacAAAACTATTATGGCTTTAACAACGAAACAACATACAGCACTTAATAAGTCAGGGCACTTTACATATATcaacttatttaattttcacaagaaCCTTATCAGGTTGTTAatattattaaccccattttacagaagcatAACCTGAAGAAATGAGTTTCATAAATTTGTTCGTTAGTCAGTAAGTGGTAGAACAGAGATTCCAGTTGAGGCAGCAAGCTCTTTCCTATGCTCTGTTCCTCCTCAACGACTAGCagcaacctttttaaaaatattgagtgattttcttcttccttatgcACTTCTGTATTTCTCTTTACATTAAGTATAtattacaataaatatatattatgaatCGATATATTCAAATGCAAATATTCATAAAAAGAAGGATTTGAAAAATAGATGGCAAGTGGATATACTGGGTGAAAATTTCCTATTATTATTTAGATTATCAGATATATAACATGGTTCTGTAAAATATGGTATCATTTATGACACAAATAGTCTATCTTTTACAAAAACTATGTTTGATTGTGGtaacaaacacaaaacataaaatttagcaATAACTATTTTGATAAAGGTCATTTACTAAGggactgcatttatttttatttctcttaaaacaAGCACTTCTATTTCATTATTCAATTACAAAAGACTTAAGAACTAAATGGCAAAGGTAAATTCCTTAACGTAGTAGACACATAccatttaaaattgaaattttaaattaaaagctacCTTGAATATTTGGAAATTGGAAGCATATGTCAATGAACATTCTGAAAAGGAGAATTTATATgcatccttcatttatttttacatacagGTTTTCTTGTTGtctagttactaagttgtgtccaactcttttgtaaccccatgaactgtagcccacctggctcctctgtccatgggatttcccaagcaagaatattagagtgggtagccatgtccttttctagaagatcttcccgactcagggatcaaacccacgtctcttgcattagattctttaccacatcaAATTATCGACtagaataagatttttaaattatccagacacatttagttttttcatttctctataaaTTATACAGATGAAGTTGCTTTATCGTAACTATAAATGTTTGGGTAAGAGCCAAATATATAATCACATCTCCCTGTGTGAGACCAGGAACCGTTAGTTCTACTTACAATTCTGCCATTAATTTCTGTAGGTCAGAATCTGAGTTTCATTTTCCTCACATGTAACACTAAGGAGTCTGACAAGTTTCACTGCTTTAAACTATTGTTTGGTGCTGAGAATCTACGTAGGTCTACTTCATTCTCTTCTACTTAAAGGACATAAACCGAGCACACAGTTCTTCAGCGAGAACCAACCTGAAGGAGCTGTAATGGCCACTGCACTAAGCACAGTATAGGGAATGGAGAGGATGCAATTAAGTATACTGAAGGGCCACAGAGTAATCTCACTCCTAAAGGACGACCTAAAGGTAGTCAGTTGACAAGTAAAGAATCAAGTTTTGTTTCAACAATAATAAAGGGTGTCTATCAAGGAAAATGCTGGGGACTAGATTAGATAGTACCagcaaagtcaaaagaaaaataacaaaaaaaaaatgggtgagtGATTTTTAGAAGAGATTGAGCATGATCTCTCGGCAGTCCAGTCATTTGTCCTCATTGACTTTAAACTTTTTTGGACTCTCCTAACCAATTCTACATCTCCTGTTCAGATGTGAGGCGGTTTGGGGCACCTTACCGATGGTAATACTGTCTCCTACAATACTCATACCCTCATTCAATCTCCTAACATGAAaggtaatgaaaaaaattttttaacatccTCTTCCCTTGGAGATGCTTTGTCtaataaaaaatgacaaattacCTAAAAGATAACTTAAAAGAGCATACAAATAGGTAAATGTATTAGCAAAATACTGTAAATAACCTCACCACATTAGAACTGTTCTCATTCAAATTGAAAGCTGAGTTCTAAGCCTATTTTTCACtgtactgggacttccctggtggcccagtggtaaagaatctgcctgcaatgcaggagatgttgggTTCTATCACGGGTTGggtagatgccctggagaaggaaataataacccactccattcttgtctgggaaatcccatggactgcggaacctggtgggctacagtccatggggtcccagaagagctagacatgacttggcaactaaataaCATCATCACTGTACTCTTTCCTaaggaacaacaaaaaatagcaaaaataagttCCAGGGAGAAATATTCCACTAATTTAAGGGTGTAGGGGTAGTTCTTAAACAATCCTGATATCTATTTGTGGAAAGACTACTGATACATTATCATATTTCATTGATTCTTAAaatctgcttttctatttttatacttttatgtatCTGAAATcagaatataacataaaattgatAGCATCTCAAAACTAAACTggcagcattttttctttttaatggtaaTAACAGTGTGCCCTACAACCAGTGAATTATATGTTAAGTTTGATAAAAATACTGTAAACACTAATAATACTCCTATTGTCATCAAGAATGTTGCTCCAAAAACTCCAGTTAAGGAACAATCTGCTACTCTTCTTTGAATTACACAGTACATGAAACCACtgaatactatttttcttttaaaataaaaagtctgtaATCAGTAAGTGAAGTTACTACCCCTCCTTTCAAGTAAGTCAGTCTTACAATTAATAACTGACAAATAAGATCCAACAGAAAACATAATAAGTGCCATATATGTAGTAACTAATTTCCAGGCCTCGTTTATAAACTAATGAGTAGACAGGTTTTAAGGCTTCTTTTAGCTCTTCAAAGTCTAAGACCTTATAaccttaattatttaattatgaatATTGAACCCACCACAAAGTTTCtcatctcttcttcttttcctggcGGTACTCTGTAGTTCAAAATTAGCAGGTCGTAACAAAGTggttgggcttccaaggtggtgctagtagtgGTAAAGTGTctcctaccaacgcaggagacataagagacacgggttcgattcctgggtcagaaggatcccccggagggcatggcagcccactccagtattctagcctggagaatcccatggacagaggagcctggtgggctacagtccacaggggcacacagagtcagacacaactgaagcaacttagcatgcatgcacacaagatAGTGGTCAATAGGTTTATTTTGCTTATCAAATTGTGATATAAAAAGATGAGGCTTAAAAAAGGCAAAGTAGGTCTTTGGGGAACAAGATGTTGAAAATCCATCAGCACTTTCTACAGTGTACCCTGAGAGGATCACCTTACACTACTTGTATTACATCACCTGCTACGAACGTTCCCTCAACATCTGCAGATTATCAATTTGACTTCCATGATCTActttgatgctttaaaaaaatcttttcacaCTGTTAtgaaagatggaaagaaggaagggagagaagtgaAGAGCAGAAGAAAATGAGACTAAAATCTGTTTAATGTGTGCTCCTAAGCTCCTCAGCAGTCATGATTCATCTTCACTGCTCAGCAAAGTGCCTCACACAAAGGGTTTCTGAAATGGTAATATTCAAGTACAGATGTTACCCAGTGAACACTAATTAGCTTTGATATAATAAGCCAaacatatgggggaaaaaaaaccaatatGTTAGCATAATTTAAAAGCTCACAGTTAACTTTACTCTAACACTTGCTCAAAGGAAGTCCTTATAAACCAAAACGATTATTTGCTCAAAATTCTggaggttaatttttaaaatagaataaaataattatactaaGCACCTAAACTTTTGTAGGTCCTTAATCTTGCTTTACTGGGGTATCAGGGGAATGGgacaggggcagagagagagttTAGTAAGGCTCTCAGAAAGGCAGTTAGTAAGgcagacaattttttaaaactctggatTGAGTCTTACAGAGTTAATCTCATTGCTCTTAAAGGTCAGGTATAGCTTTTGCTGGAAGCAGATGAAAGAATCGATCCCAAACCCCAAgaagacaaagataaaacatGTAGTTTAGGATTTGCTCTTCTAACAATGGAAATTCACAGACGGACCTCAACATGCTTTCTATAAAGCATCATCACTTCCTTATACAATATCCCACCATTCTGCTAAACTATAGAAAATCAGTTATTGAGTGCCTGAAGATCAGGTATTAAGTATAGTACGTTATTATTCGTGTAGCTCAAAaccactaaaataaaatgaaaagggcaCCAGAAAGCAGCAATGGTAATTACTTCAAGCAACTATTGCCCCTTCCTGTCTCTGGTAAAAAACTGCCTGAGTTTCTTAAATAATGTAGAATCTTCCAACACTAGAAATATATTTggtattaaacacacacacagtaacagAGAAGTACAGAATtctgcatcttttaaatttccaaGATGTCCAACAACTTTCCCCACTGATTTAGTTTTATAAATTCTCAGTTTTAAACAAATCTAATTCTAAAACTAAAGTACATTTTGAAATAAGTATCACTGCTTTATAGTTATCTGTGCTATGGGCTCTTTTCCTTTATTAGTATATAAGATTGACTATATCTTAATTTTAGTTGCCATTAAATTTTACTTGAAGTTGATAAAATACAGCTAGCAATGCCAGGTATACCTAATAATATAAATACAACAATACTCTGTGATAAAGAACCCTCTGACAAATGTAAATGTTGGTACATGTGATTGGCAACTGGATTCTGTCTTCTAGTCAGCCTTATATTCTTAAATGAGGACACTAAATTTTTACTTTCTGTGGAGGTAAAGAATGAACAAAAAGCAACATTATCTGAAAGAGGGTACATGTATGCTTAGTATTCTCCCAGTTTAATCTCCCTAGATTGGAATGATGATACAGGCACCATTAATTATAAGATTCCTGGAACAGTTGTCTAAGGCCCTGCATAGTCCGTATGCATGTTGAAGTGGGAAGAAACTCTCACACCCAGCAGTGCCTCACAGGGATATTCAGGGCAACCCAGCAGGAACGCCCACGAGCAGCATGCTCCAACCTGCCCGGGTCACCTCATCTACCTCACATATTTTACACCATGAGATTTTTAGACACCACTTATATTTCATGGTGTGGTATTATCCTACCACTTCTCCCCATTAAGACTTGACATTCATACTTATTATCAGGTATCTCTCAAGTCCCCTTGTTCTGTGCTCTAGAACATCCATTTCTCTTCTGAATGAAAAAACTTCGGGGGTTAGTTGTCAAGATTtagaaaatttattctttttcaaagagaGAGTTACCATGATACAAGACAATCAATATTTTGTGGAACATTTATAAACTTGGACAGGGCAACAACAAAAGTATAGtacttacaataaaaaaaaagtcaatgtgtTCCTATACTATATAGTATCATATACATTCACCCACCTCCCCAAAAAGTCGCTTATAAAATTAATTCACTGAATTGTATCACAGCATGCCCATCATTAGGTACTGGATCTAGTACTAATTTTGAAACAGTAGCCCGACTTACCCGGACAAGTGCATCATCTATGATATGGTCACGTCTGACTTTGAGTCTCAAATATGGATTCAACTGCTGTCCTTGAACTAAGCTGTAGAGAACAGTAATTCTTCGTTCACTGTACATGCGAATTCTATTGTCATAATATAATCCCAAATTCTTTGTGACAGCATTCAGTATAAAGGGACATGTCATAAAAGAGAACTTGTTCTCTGTTTCTACTTTGAAAAAAGTATAATCTTTATCCATTTCTAGAACATCATTCAGTGGTTCATTAATAAACTCTTCAAAAGGGATAAGTGGTTTTCGACAATCCAGAGTTTTAACAGCAAGTTCAGTTTCCAGTGGGTCCACTCGAGGacctttcttgtttcttctttcttctcccaatAACTCCTGAAGTGTCAATTCACTGGACTCAGGAAGGGGCTCTTCATCATCTTCTTCATTATGATTTGTGTCTACCTCCCCTCCTACTACATTTGCATAGTAAACCATTTTCAAGCACTTGGAAGCAGCAACAATAGCATCATCATCGTTCACTAAATTTCGATTGTTAAAGTCAGTGCTTATGACTTTGTATGTAATAAGCTGCTGAAATGTTTCCATCATTCTCCGAATCTGGTCTGCACTGTATTTAGACCACAGTCTGACCAGTTTTCCTTGAGCTGCAAGGGGTAGCTTACTCATTGCTTTGCAAAATAGTGGCAAAGCCATTTCCAGATATTCAGGACTGTGGAGATTTCTATTCTCCATGACAATAATGAATAAATTCAGATAATTAGGATCTCGGGAGTATACATTGTGATACGTCAAATCACATTCCACATTAGGTGACAAATACACAAGTGCATTGAGAAAAGcagtttctattttctcattagaGAGCAATCTGGTGTAGACCCTTCTAATAGCCTCAATATCCACAGACACATCATCAGGGCCTAACTTTTGTAAGTTGTTATCTCCTTGTGAGCTGTCACTTATCCTTGAGGAAGATGCTTCTGAATCCTCCTCCATAGCTGCTGCGGAACATGCAGCCTTTTCCTTTTCGTCTTCATCTTTATCTTCATCCTTTCCTTGAAGAGATTTCAGTTCTTCCTTGGTGTGTTGTTTGACTTTCCGAAAGCTTTGTACCAATGCTTCAGCACTAGAAAAAACTCTTCCAATAACACGAATTAAAGGGGAAtaatcctctctctctctacataaTTCAAGAATTTCATACACCATCTCTTCGGTTAGGTAAGTCACATCTAGAAAATCAGAAGAGAGAACACTTATTTTCATAACATATATACACGTTTGCTTTAATAAATTCtagtgaaaaacaaaatagcCAAATATTTTACACTAAATACCACTTGTgatttacaacttttaaaaagtatcttgtttcaataaacaaaacatgcttatctttttttttccaatgtacTAGTAACAGGAGTACAACCTTACTCATTCTTTTGTATTCTATATACACAGCTTTTAATAAGCTCAAACTCTTTTCACAATGATGGCATATATTAACATGCACCATTAACTGTAAATATGAATCAAGGATATCATGTACTGACTCATCACATTCCTCACTGTAGACCAGAAACAATAGTGTATTTCTGAGAGGTTTCTCATTTCACTACTGTTTTCAAAAAGACTAGGACTGAGGCAATGTTTTCAGAAAGGTTTCTTCAGAGTCTTCTTTTGGAAACAGCCCATGTCCTAAAACCAAACCAGTTCCTTTCTGAGTCTTcctttatagttttgtttttttttttttccccagggtgACCATTCTGTGGGTGACAGAGAAGAATTAATATATCACTAACCATACACTCTGAAGTTGACAGATACTGCCATATGCAGCCAAGTAATAGGCTGGAATAAATCTTACGCAGGAACAGTAAATAGTTACAGagtaattaaaaaacagagtGGGAAGAAGGCAACTTACAAGCAGACAAGAGAAacgctgcggctgctgctaaatcgctcagccatgtccgactctgtgcaaccccatgggcagcaagcagcccaccaggctcctacgtccacaggattctccaggcaagaatactggagtgggttgccatttccttctccaaaacataCCACTAGTAGTCACCAAAATTTACTTCCTCTCCTTTCTgggtacagagttggacacattcTCCTTTCCAGCTTTCTGAGATAAGTGCTACTTTCAGGCCAAGACTTTTCTCCTTCTGGCTAATGGGATGAAACTCCTAGGATGGCCCTGAGAATCGTGCTGAGGATAACAGCTGCCAGTAAAGCTCCATCTCTGAATGACTGTGTGAAACAGAGCTCTGCCAATCCAGGATATTATGGTTGTTGGACGAGCTAGAAATAAATTTCCACTGTTTGTAATAAGATagcattctttctggagtctACTTAGTATTGCAGTCTAGCTGATCCTTACAAGAAGCCTTTCACTTGCCCCACCGTGACTTCAGAGTGTTCAAAATACAAGTAATGATCATCTCCCCTAAACTGATGTTACCACTGTTTTTTCAGCTTGTAATATTTAAATCCATGGGAGtttattaagattttctattaTATCCATTCTTCCCTATAAAGAAATAATATCCTAAGGCAAAAATGACAGGAGGTCATGAAAGGCCAGACTGAAATCAACTTACTACACATTTTCAGAGTTACAATAATGCTAACAAGGTGAAATTCTAATGaaatcaaggaagaaataaaaaaggagagaacaCTTCAAGGattttttgagataaaaatatCTGGAGCAATGGATTGTTACAGACATGAAAAAGTTTGTTGCAGTTTGCTGGAATTCATTTTACTTCCCTCTGGTATCtgtcttgtggactctgtgggagaaggcgagggtgggatgtttcaagagaacagcatcgaaacatgtatatctagggtgaaacagatcaccagcccaggttggatgcatgagacaattgctcgggcctggtgcactgggaagacccagagggatcgggtggagagggaggtgggaggggggaccgggatggggaatacatgtaaatccatggctaattcatttcaatgtatgacaaaaaccactgcaatgttgtaaagtaattagcctccaactaataaaaataaatggaaaaaaaaaataatgtggctTAGGCCTACTTCTCAGCTTTTGCTATTAGACTTTTTATATCTGCCATTATCGTCTTTCAGAAAAACCAGACAACCCTATGACTCTCATTATCTTAAGGACAAAATTTAAATCTATATGTATATTCCCTTGAGAGGAACAGAGTTAAGTATGGAAGTTATGGAATGCATGAGTACTTAAGAGGAGTGCCACTGCCTGAGAcacattagaaaaagaaaatctccatGTGTTCCTTCTCGCACACTTTTCttacacaagaaaaaaatacaaacccacacacaaaaatgaatctTAACACATGATTTTCTAAAACTCCGAGTTCTCATCTTACTCAAATGTTGATTTATTTTGTGCAACTTAATCTGAGTTTTTATAGTGTTTGACCTTTTCAAAGAAGGTACTGAGGAAAACAATGTAAAACATTCAAACTCAAAAAGTAGTAAACTCCAATGCTTGGGAACATCATACAATATGCAGTGTGCTGACTTAACACCTCATATATCATAAAACTCCCATGAAAttcaactaagaaaaaaaaaactaacaactttaaaattaactaaaattcactcattccatgATCAATtatcaactaaaaaaaaactCGGAAAAACCCATCCTATTATCTGAAATAAACCTATATAATTACAAATTTTCACTACGAAAGCTGAGAAATATACCTCAGTAGCAGTACTTTTTCTGTTATGACTTGCATTTGTATCAgatagtgtgtgctcagtcatgcctgactctacgatcccatgggctataggccatcggcctctgtccatggaattttccaggcaagaaaactggagcggtttgccatttcctactccagaagttCTCCCTGACCCCGAGATCgaaccctgcactggcaggcagattctttgctactgtGCCACTGGTAAAGCcccaaagtataaaagaaaatgttttaacagTCAACAATTTATTGCATATTATaagtacttcaataaaataatacttcAATAACAACAAATTATGGGATacaataataaatgtattttaaatgaaagtacaTAAGCAAAAGTGTTTCAATGCTATGGTCAAATAACTACCTTAAATAAAAGGAATGAgtgaaaatagtctttaaaacaGTAGAAAACCAAATTTCACTTTGCAAATCAATCGCAAAGAGAAGAATAAATACTCTGGgcaaagacaattaaaaaatctgaaagttccatgtatttgtgtgtgtgtattctgatCCTTAATTATTATCAAACATGTCTGGCATTACTCGAAGTACTCAAATGTTTGACAGGTAAGATTAACCAATTACTAAAAggatatgaaatatttaatgacCAAACACAATATCTCATTCTAAACTAACAGAAGAAGGCCTATGTTTAATGCTGGCTAATACCCCGAGACTCTTGTGTCCTGAGCCATATCAGTTTAGTGTGCATGGCTGTACTGACTCACATTTTCTACTGTAACTGCCTCTCAACCCCAAAGGAAGGACTAAAGCCACTCATGTCTGAACGTGATCCTCTGAAACGGCTCTCTTCCCTCCAGGTCTCTAACACATCTGGGCAGACACTTTATGCCGGCTAACTCCAAATTCATGCACCAGTCTTTACCAGGACATGCCATTATGGAAGAAACTGCAAACACTAAACACTAGTATTCCAATTCTCACTTGCACTTGCGGGACCGATTTATGAAACAGGTCTGCAGACCTAAGTGGAAGTCTATCGGTAGACTTCTGAGGGTTTGCTTTCCTGATAAATGAGGCAAACATGACTAATTCATATTttgagtagaaaaaaaaaaatcatttatttatcagtAGATAAAATAAGCTAACTAGTATCACCATTTCAAATTATGAAAACAAAGACTATAGAGGTAACATCATAAAACTGttctttaacaaattaaaaaaaaaatgtgctgtgatcagttgtgtccaagtctttgggacccatggacagtagcccatcaggctcctctgtccatgaaactttccaggcaggaatactggaatggatcgccatttcctactgcaggggatcttctaacccagggatccaacccatgtctcctatgttttctgcattggcacgCAGATACTCTAGCACTGCACCACCGGGGAACATTTCAAGACCACTTTTCATATTGGCTAGTAAAAATGGAGCACTCCAAATAGTTTTTGTGATTTTGAATACTCAGATATG
Proteins encoded:
- the UBE3A gene encoding ubiquitin-protein ligase E3A isoform X3, with the translated sequence MDNNAAAIKALELYKINAKLCDPHPSKKGASSAYLENSKGASNNCSDIKMNKKDGQGARDDFKDVTYLTEEMVYEILELCREREDYSPLIRVIGRVFSSAEALVQSFRKVKQHTKEELKSLQGKDEDKDEDEKEKAACSAAAMEEDSEASSSRISDSSQGDNNLQKLGPDDVSVDIEAIRRVYTRLLSNEKIETAFLNALVYLSPNVECDLTYHNVYSRDPNYLNLFIIVMENRNLHSPEYLEMALPLFCKAMSKLPLAAQGKLVRLWSKYSADQIRRMMETFQQLITYKVISTDFNNRNLVNDDDAIVAASKCLKMVYYANVVGGEVDTNHNEEDDEEPLPESSELTLQELLGEERRNKKGPRVDPLETELAVKTLDCRKPLIPFEEFINEPLNDVLEMDKDYTFFKVETENKFSFMTCPFILNAVTKNLGLYYDNRIRMYSERRITVLYSLVQGQQLNPYLRLKVRRDHIIDDALVRLEMIAMENPADLKKQLYVEFEGEQGVDEGGVSKEFFQLVVEEIFNPDIGMFTYDESTKLFWFNPSSFETEGQFTLIGIVLGLAIYNNCILDVHFPMVVYRKLMGKKGTFLDLGDSHPVLYQSLKDLLEYEGNVEDDMMITFQISQTDLFGNPMMYDLKENGDKIPITNENRKEFVNLYSDYILNKSVEKQFKAFRRGFHMVTNESPLKYLFRPEEIELLICGSRNLDFQALEETTEYDGGYTRDSVVIREFWEIVHSFTDEQKRLFLQFTTGTDRAPVGGLGKLKMIIAKNGPDTERLPTSHTCFNVLLLPEYSSKEKLKERLLKAITYAKGFGML
- the UBE3A gene encoding ubiquitin-protein ligase E3A isoform X1, with protein sequence MATACKRSSGEPQSDDIEASRMKRAAAKHLIERYYHQLTEGCGNEACTNEFCASCPTFRRMDNNAAAIKALELYKINAKLCDPHPSKKGASSAYLENSKGASNNCSDIKMNKKDGQGARDDFKDVTYLTEEMVYEILELCREREDYSPLIRVIGRVFSSAEALVQSFRKVKQHTKEELKSLQGKDEDKDEDEKEKAACSAAAMEEDSEASSSRISDSSQGDNNLQKLGPDDVSVDIEAIRRVYTRLLSNEKIETAFLNALVYLSPNVECDLTYHNVYSRDPNYLNLFIIVMENRNLHSPEYLEMALPLFCKAMSKLPLAAQGKLVRLWSKYSADQIRRMMETFQQLITYKVISTDFNNRNLVNDDDAIVAASKCLKMVYYANVVGGEVDTNHNEEDDEEPLPESSELTLQELLGEERRNKKGPRVDPLETELAVKTLDCRKPLIPFEEFINEPLNDVLEMDKDYTFFKVETENKFSFMTCPFILNAVTKNLGLYYDNRIRMYSERRITVLYSLVQGQQLNPYLRLKVRRDHIIDDALVRLEMIAMENPADLKKQLYVEFEGEQGVDEGGVSKEFFQLVVEEIFNPDIGMFTYDESTKLFWFNPSSFETEGQFTLIGIVLGLAIYNNCILDVHFPMVVYRKLMGKKGTFLDLGDSHPVLYQSLKDLLEYEGNVEDDMMITFQISQTDLFGNPMMYDLKENGDKIPITNENRKEFVNLYSDYILNKSVEKQFKAFRRGFHMVTNESPLKYLFRPEEIELLICGSRNLDFQALEETTEYDGGYTRDSVVIREFWEIVHSFTDEQKRLFLQFTTGTDRAPVGGLGKLKMIIAKNGPDTERLPTSHTCFNVLLLPEYSSKEKLKERLLKAITYAKGFGML